Proteins found in one Methylobacter sp. S3L5C genomic segment:
- a CDS encoding DUF2760 domain-containing protein, producing the protein MNMIYAIDLSLKPTTFDLWHVCLAGTVVLLALILIVLLLTMLVSLVRCKKKPTVQHVQQVAPTPAPEPVVKIVEKIVEVEKLVYAPAPEPVILKESTPDAALQLLGLLQKEARFIDFIKEDITSYNDADIGIAARVVHEGCNKAINEHFTLAPVRSEQEGEKITLPQGFDAAAVRLTGNIVGSAPFTGTLIHKGWQVTSIRLPKLTQGHNAAILAAAEVEL; encoded by the coding sequence ATGAATATGATTTACGCAATTGATTTATCGCTTAAACCTACCACTTTTGATTTATGGCATGTCTGCCTGGCAGGTACCGTAGTTTTATTAGCCCTGATTCTTATTGTATTGCTGCTTACTATGCTCGTTAGCTTGGTGCGCTGTAAGAAAAAGCCCACAGTACAACACGTCCAGCAAGTTGCGCCAACTCCCGCTCCCGAACCTGTCGTAAAAATCGTGGAGAAAATTGTCGAAGTTGAAAAGCTTGTTTATGCACCGGCACCGGAGCCTGTGATATTAAAAGAATCTACACCCGATGCCGCATTACAACTACTGGGACTACTACAAAAAGAAGCACGTTTTATCGACTTTATTAAAGAAGATATTACTTCCTACAACGATGCAGATATTGGTATTGCTGCACGCGTTGTTCATGAAGGCTGTAACAAAGCAATTAACGAACACTTTACACTGGCACCGGTTCGTAGCGAGCAAGAAGGTGAAAAAATCACTCTGCCACAAGGCTTTGATGCCGCTGCAGTGCGCTTAACCGGTAATATTGTCGGTTCGGCACCTTTTACAGGAACGCTGATACATAAGGGTTGGCAGGTAACGAGCATCAGACTGCCAAAATTAACTCAAGGCCATAATGCCGCTATTCTTGCCGCAGCAGAGGTTGAGTTATGA